CCAGTAATAGGAGCAAGTACAGCACCGTGGAGAGATCGAGCACCGTGGAGCCCAGCAATAACGAGGTCATACCGAACAGAAATGGTAATAGAGGCAGACAACTGGTTGAAACTGAGGACGTTTCCGAGGAAAGACTGCCAGCAAACACTCGTTTTCCACCGAGGTATTTATCACACAAATAGCGTAACGTTTAATCAACTTTGTGggtttgaaaatatataaatgtttgtaataatatttcgaaaattttgcaaaaaaaatgcaatattttttctacatcaAATATCTTCTAGAAATATGTTAGATGTGTCCATAAATTTGTATAGTTAGGTTTGCGCACtaattagttattaattttttaactttattgttcttttttatttttttagtagctACTACGTAATTCTAATCAAAAGCGAAAATGTCATTCATCACATTTATTCATTCTAAATCATCAACGCGGTCCCGTTAATATCCGGCTCACAATTGATTGTTAACAGATCGCGATCGAATCACAACACAGGCACAACGGAGCCTTCGCGAGCTCGTAATAACCGACCACGACCGAGTCTGGATCTGATTGACTCCAGCAGCTTCCGGACTCATCAGGAGGGTCCCGAGTTTCCGCAAACCTTGCCGAAAGGTCCGGTTAGATTCTTAGGTGTTACCCCTAATGAAGACATTGAAGAGAAGCAGATTAGAAACCGTGGAAGGCCACAAAGAGTTCAAGAACCCGCCCCTGTCGAGGAAGTTATCGATGACGCTCCGCTACCTAGAAGACGCCTAGGCAACACGGCATCAACTGAAGTAATTATTCTAATCGTATTAACATGAATTTTAAGATGTTCTTGAGCATCGAAATTTAGCTTGGTAACTGTGTTACAAGTCTGACGAAACCCATCGACACGCAGTTTAAATAAAGGtaggaaatttaatttaacagaaataaaaattatttgtcacGAAGATCCGATGCAGACCGTTAGGCGATCCACAATCCATTGATATGCTTCAACATATACCGGTCGGaagaattaatgtattaatattgttatatgtattaaaataagttatttcgttaaaaaaatatttaaatgcattctaatctaaaaaaaaagcagccattatcaaatcttttaatatcaaattgatgatagaaatggaaatattaattattcagtaattaaaatacaatctCTCTGAAAAGTAGAttgtagttaaaataaatattaaataattaaatacatttttgacgCCTAACTAAATTCACGAATATCTTATTACAAAACCTATAATTCAATCACAGTTGAAGTTACGAAAATAGTCTGCAGATAATaaggaatttttaataacgcaAACGAATTGATTTTCAGACCGGAGTGGAACTGAGCAGAGGTCAACCGATACGTTTGAGCGAGGAAGACGACGAAGATGAGGATACCTCATCGGAAAGACACAGCAACAAGCGCGTATCTTCAGAAGACAGGGCGCAAGAGAGCAGCGAGACAGGAACTTCGCCGATCTATCCTGTCGTCAGTGCTGACCCCACTGATAATCCCACAACGGAATATCCGTCGGTGATGGACAAGGTTGCTCTGGACCTTTACGCCTTCCTGCAGCAGGGCCAAAACAATCTGATAGACTCCAGCAGTGAGGCTAGTGAAACAGCTGGAGACAGCACGACGTTGGAGTCCAGCGACGAGATCACAACCGACCTAACAACAACAGCGGAACTTGCTGACTCTACGATTGCTAATGAGGCCACTaacacgacgacgacgacgacgacgacgacaacgacgacgaccgAACCGACAACCACAACGACAACGACCACGGAACCGGCGACTACCACGACTCAAGCTCCCATAGGAAGAGGGAAATTCCGACGACCTGGAATTGGCGGACAATCTATTTCGAGAAATAGGTAtagttttattagaattaatcCTTTCTCTTCAATATCTTTCTGCTCTAAAAAGTTTTGCTTATAAATCTTCTACAGCATCTAAGCTGCTGAATAACTCTGCTCAAGATGGTAATATAATGTGCAcgtattgattttatattaaaaaaaaaacaaaaaaatttacaaagttaccatttttttctgtacgaAATTGTTATGTACATATTGTATTAGTGTACTTCAATTGtggaaaaagatttttaattacctGTAaaggcaattaaaaaattaacgaatCGGAAATAATTACACTAAGCGATAAAatagaacaattttaatatccccttaatcaatgtttatttgtcaatatatatcaatacatatacatattgacTGTGCCAAAacaaatgttttgtttttactttaaatatgatataagtactttttattaattaattttaaattgttttttatatataaactagctatgccctgccacgcgttgctgttactctctattcttatgctacgtttttttcaaattttctttgctttcgttgtttaactttcaagagccttgctttactgttgctctttttattttatttttgaataagcatttatctatctttaataaatataatattcatttattcacgtacttctaactttttttttttaaagctgccatggatttagaaatccattcaaaagactgttttaaataagttcctttttttcaataaattaacagccatctttatttttttattaccttaatttaaacacaatagaaacattcttcgcctctctcggtctctctcgtctctccccgtctctcccggtctctccctgtctctcccgtctctccccgtctctcccggtctctctccgtctctcctggtctctccccgtctctcacggtctctccccgtctctcccggtctctccctgtctcaatgtgtcaaaatttcaataatattaatgaaaaactattttttacacttaaattatggccatcatttttgaaacaccggtatatccaaaatcaaaccccataagaacactcccgttttttaatgcaacgttgtgtcaaaatttcaaagcaatcggtgaaaaacttatGGAGATCTTAAAtgaggaacaaacatttacatttttatttatatagatgattattatatgtacatatatatgtatataaatttttttctataattatatatatataatataataaactgtaatttttgAATTGGATTAGATAATTAGACaacttgcaaaaaatatacatgaatTTCTCTCGAATGTGAATTcgatgaaattaaataaaatttcaataaagttTACATCTGcttctataattttctattagctttttttttaaaatttaagaaaatatactatatgtatattcaatgtttttatataaatgcttaaaaaattaactaaaaataaatgtcgTTCTACAAATGcggtataatatataataaataaaatttaataatttcgtaaataaaaaaggctaaagcttttagaaaataaaattaattaagggGGTTCCTTATTCCTAGGTGTagcaattgtaatttttaaaaaccacCGATATTATTATGTTGCCATAAGAAATCGGAGAAACCCTTTAATTTGACCAATGTTACAACTATGTAATGAGAGTTGcatcacaaaattttattttcaatttcgaCCAGGTTCAAGTCCAACAGCGGCACCAGCAGCACAACCGAAGCATCCGCAGAGCCGACCCAAAGAACCCGAGCACGTTTCGGCGCTAATGGAGCGAACGGCGGTGGGTTCAAGCGACCTCGACCGGGTGGCAGCCACAAGCCTATCGAGGAAGACACCGTGCAGAAGGAGACCGCCAGCTCGGCGAACGCGGAGAAACCGGTATCCGGTCGCGGCAGATTCCGCGCGCCTTCCGGCGGCAGAATCGCCGTCTCCACGACGACGTCGGCGCCGTCGAACGGGTCAACGGccgccgcggcggcggcggcgcggccCACCTTCAACAAGCTGAACATCAATCGAAGACGCGGACGGCCGACCACGACCGTGCCGGGGGGCGAGGAGCCGCAGGACGCGGCGGTGACGAATCCCGAGACCGGCGGCCCGGTCGTCGTGCAGACCGCGTCGGACAGCGCGACCCCAAAGTCCCCTGTCCGCACGAGACTTCCCGGCGCGCCTGCGATCAGGCCGGCCGTCAGACCGACCGGTGGCAGAGTCAACCTGAGACAAAAGCCGGGACAGACGACCACGACGACGCTCGCGCCAGAGGCCGAAGGACCCGTCGACGAGCCAGCCGGGGAAGGAACCGAGGAGGAAACTCACGAGGTCgatatcaaattttacgtaTTCTCGATTGTTGAttcttttttccccctttttttggtataaaaatatacttctcTTTCAATGTATCCCAAAACTCGAGGTTCCTATTTGAAGATAGCGAttgatttctctctttctccctctttcgc
Above is a window of Monomorium pharaonis isolate MP-MQ-018 chromosome 10, ASM1337386v2, whole genome shotgun sequence DNA encoding:
- the LOC105829044 gene encoding mucin-5AC, whose translation is MWLRSVLLICGVIAGTLADSPSDVVRISGDNLTRKNVAATTYQPPRAITIEEFMTSHKLPENVAKPLDDNDEYIDEKVVAFKDNKQAKKVAQKFENLEKKAATLEPARRLDVAEEDDLENLNAKRQARVELENFSDTGKVLQEGRIKKIEGSKRPRPTEQDEVIPGVYVSAEYPTTMLPILTTPREARSKDSLFDFVPVNIIREDSKDGHSRFFDTNFGDLGDVSLVPAGTNSRIQVKKGPNGKDYEYEYVYYYYDEEDENKAGTAGSAVTNSYDIPSRTTSAPRRAGATSNRSKYSTVERSSTVEPSNNEVIPNRNGNRGRQLVETEDVSEERLPANTRFPPRSRSNHNTGTTEPSRARNNRPRPSLDLIDSSSFRTHQEGPEFPQTLPKGPVRFLGVTPNEDIEEKQIRNRGRPQRVQEPAPVEEVIDDAPLPRRRLGNTASTETGVELSRGQPIRLSEEDDEDEDTSSERHSNKRVSSEDRAQESSETGTSPIYPVVSADPTDNPTTEYPSVMDKVALDLYAFLQQGQNNLIDSSSEASETAGDSTTLESSDEITTDLTTTAELADSTIANEATNTTTTTTTTTTTTTEPTTTTTTTTEPATTTTQAPIGRGKFRRPGIGGQSISRNRFKSNSGTSSTTEASAEPTQRTRARFGANGANGGGFKRPRPGGSHKPIEEDTVQKETASSANAEKPVSGRGRFRAPSGGRIAVSTTTSAPSNGSTAAAAAAARPTFNKLNINRRRGRPTTTVPGGEEPQDAAVTNPETGGPVVVQTASDSATPKSPVRTRLPGAPAIRPAVRPTGGRVNLRQKPGQTTTTTLAPEAEGPVDEPAGEGTEEETHEAPAETSPPARSTTSNPLNKLRNRNRLQVQPKATTKPSLPPAIRRSPLLPRRKVAETPAAQTGQEETASEEETATAGETEPTEAIIAETSTAASTKHEETRGLSGLLAPRRRIPARRPGQIVARE